The Ehrlichia chaffeensis str. Arkansas DNA segment CCTTACTTTGTGAAACTCATTTTTACACTTAATTAACAGCATAGCATTAAATATTTGAACTTCATATAAAAAATTGTTTACTAATTAGTGAGATTATTTTTTTTTGATATATTAAAATTGGAAAACGTGATGTTGAATATAGGGTTTTTATGCAAAATAGTGATATTTTATCAAATATAGAATTAGTATCTGCAAGGCTGTTACATGATCTTGCAGGATCTGTAGGAGCAATAGTAAATTATATAGAATGTTTGAGTGAAGATGAAAGTGTATCTGAAGATATGGTACCTTTACTTTCTGATGCGGCTAATGATGTAATGAATAAGTTTAAGTTATTGAAGCAAGCTTATAGTATTTCTGATGATAATGGTGATTTTAATACTACTGAACATAATATAAAAAATTATCTAAAAAGAAAAAAAATCGTTCTTGAGTGGGATATTAATGCACAAATTTTTGATGTTGAATTGGTTGAGAAAATCAATAAGTTACTTATTAATGTAACTATGATATTAATGTTCTTTATGATAAATGGAACTAAAGTGAAAGTTGTATTATCTAAATCAAATAATAATGATTTTTTGATAGAAATAATAGCTTTTGCACAAAAAATAGAAATACATGAGAGTATTCAAAGTATTCTTGATGGAGATATGTTTAATCAGGAGTTAAATACAAAAAATGTTCAAGTAAATTTTCTGATGATGCTTTTAAAGAGTTATAATGCAAAAATGACATATGAAATACAGGATACTATATTTAAATTTTCTATATTTATTTAGTGATAAACTTACTGTTAGTACATTAGGCATTTGTGCAGTATTTATGTAAGTTATGGTAACTTTGGGGTACAGTTTATCTTTGTAAAATATAGAAAAACTATAAAAGTAAGGTATCAGCTACTAAATGAAAAATTTAGTAAGTGTATTTATGAAATGTTAGTACTTTTAATTGTGCCTCCACCTGCTTCTTGTTGTGCAATAAATAGTACATTACTTATATTTGTTAAGAGTTGTACTGAGTCAATTTCGTTATACATTTGAGCATAGCCTACTGAGATCTTTGCATGTGAATCTTGAAGGTTATTGTTAATGTTCTTATGTATTCTAGATATTGCTGAATATGCATGTTCAGATTTACATCCTAATAAAATACAAATAATCTTATGGTTCCCTATATACCCAATTATATCACTTTCTCTAATGTTTTTATGTAATAAATTAATAGTTTGTTGTGTTAAAGAGTCTATATTGGAGCTATTATGTGGTGGGTCTAGTTGTATCATACTTATAACGGCATGTGTATTATATTTATGGAGAAAATCTAATATGATCTGTACTTCTGTCTTTGTGGATGCTTCATCCATTATATTAAAAGTAGGGTGCATATTGTATTTTGTATTGAAAATTACTGATTCTTTAAATATATCCAACTTTTGTGATATGCTAATATCTCGTATTAGGATTTCATAGTTTATTATATCTTGATTAGAAGCTATGACTCTAAAAACTTTTGGTGTGACTGGTATTGCTTTGTTATTTTTCCCAATAAAAGAACAATTGCGTGTTTTTGATAAAATGTCAAATAAGTCAGTTCCATCACTTGTATATTCTAAATAGCTATTTATATTTTCCACAATATTTTTATGTAGTATGGTTGATAATGGTTTATTAGAAAGTTCTTCTACTGTATATTCTAAGAGTATTTCTGCTGGTTTATTCAGGTTAGAAATTGTTAAATTTTGCAAAGTGTTGTTTTGTTGTACTGATATTACAGAGTCATCAGATCTTCTTGCAACCACGAAGTGATTCATGTTTTTCTCGTTTTATCAATTAAACATTGCATTAAAATCTGTTTGTTGTCCCATTTGTATAAAAATTTTTCTTTGTTATTTTATTCATGATTTGTAGTTAATGAATTATTCATAAGGTATTTTTATTACATAATGAGTTCTGGTATGTTTTTTATTATGT contains these protein-coding regions:
- a CDS encoding histidine phosphotransferase family protein, whose amino-acid sequence is MQNSDILSNIELVSARLLHDLAGSVGAIVNYIECLSEDESVSEDMVPLLSDAANDVMNKFKLLKQAYSISDDNGDFNTTEHNIKNYLKRKKIVLEWDINAQIFDVELVEKINKLLINVTMILMFFMINGTKVKVVLSKSNNNDFLIEIIAFAQKIEIHESIQSILDGDMFNQELNTKNVQVNFLMMLLKSYNAKMTYEIQDTIFKFSIFI
- a CDS encoding PAS domain-containing protein; translated protein: MNHFVVARRSDDSVISVQQNNTLQNLTISNLNKPAEILLEYTVEELSNKPLSTILHKNIVENINSYLEYTSDGTDLFDILSKTRNCSFIGKNNKAIPVTPKVFRVIASNQDIINYEILIRDISISQKLDIFKESVIFNTKYNMHPTFNIMDEASTKTEVQIILDFLHKYNTHAVISMIQLDPPHNSSNIDSLTQQTINLLHKNIRESDIIGYIGNHKIICILLGCKSEHAYSAISRIHKNINNNLQDSHAKISVGYAQMYNEIDSVQLLTNISNVLFIAQQEAGGGTIKSTNIS